The following proteins are co-located in the Larus michahellis chromosome 9, bLarMic1.1, whole genome shotgun sequence genome:
- the RAB27A gene encoding ras-related protein Rab-27A, whose product MSDGDYDYLIKFLALGDSGVGKTSLLYQYTDGKFNSKFITTVGIDFREKRVVYRPNGPDGVGGRGQRIHLQLWDTAGQERFRSLTTAFFRDAMGFLLLFDLTNEQSFLNVRNWISQLQMHAYCENPDIVLCGNKSDLEEQRVVKEEEAKELAEKYGIPYFETSAANGNNVSKAIETLLDLIMKRMERCVDKSWIPEGVVRSNGHSSTEQLNEEQEKGKCGC is encoded by the exons ATGTCTGATGGGGACTATGATTACCTCATAAAATTTCTAGCACTCGGTGATTCTGGAGTAGGAAAGACCAGTCTTCTTTACCAATATACGGATGGCAAATTTAATTCCAAATTTATCACAACGGTGGGCATTGATTTTCGGGAAAAGAGAGTG GTGTACAGACCCAATGGGCCAGATGGCGTTGGTGGCAGAGGACAGAGGATACATCTTCAGCTCTGGGATACTGCAGGGCAGGAAAG GTTCCGTAGCTTGACAACGGCTTTCTTCAGAGATGCCATGGGATTTCTTCTGCTCTTTGATCTGACAAATGAGCAAAGCTTTCTGAATGTCAGGAACTGGATAA GTCAGCTACAAATGCACGCATATTGTGAAAACCCTGACATTGTGTTATGTGGAAACAAGAGTGATCTGGAAGAACAAAGAGTGGTGAAAGAAGAAGAGGCTAAGGAACTTGCAGAAAAATATGG AATACCGTATTTTGAAACCAGTGCAGCTAATGGGAATAATGTAAGCAAAGCCATTGAAACCCTGCTTGACCTCATTATGAAGCGCATGGAACGGTGTGTGGATAAATCCTGGATCCCAGAAGGAGTAGTGCGCTCCAATGGGCACAGCTCTACAGAACAACTAAATGAGgagcaagaaaaaggcaaatgcgGATGTTAA